In the genome of Streptomyces sp. 846.5, the window GGTCGATCAGGGGACGCAACCCCAGCTTGGCGAGAGCCGCCTTGTGGCCGGGTTCGGCCGAGCGGTGCCCGGCGACGCACGCGGCGAGGACCTCCGGGGCGATGGCCTTGGCCACCAACGCGGCGGAGCCGGCGATCACGCCGTCCAGGATGACCGGCGTGCGCAGGCTGGCCGCGCCCAGCATGAAGCCCGCCAGCGCCGCGTGCTCCAGTCCGCCGACCGCCGCGAGGACGCCGATCGGGTCGGCCGGGTCGGGGCGGTGCAGGGCCAGCGCCTCGCGGACCACCGCGATCTTGCGGGCATGGGTCTCGTCGTCGATGCCGGTGCCGCGCCCGGTCACCACGGAGGGGTCCTCCCCGGTGAAGACGCAGATCAGGGCTGCCGCAGCGGTGGTGTTGGCGATCCCCATGTCCCCGGTGACCAGGGCCTTGTTGCCGGCCGCGACGAGATCGCGGGCGGTCTCGATGCCGACCTCCAGGGCGCGCAGCGCCTCCTCGCGGGTCATGGCCGGTTCGACGGTCATGTCGGCCGTGCCGGGACGCACCTTGCGCGGCAGCAGGCCGGTGGTGCGGCCGGAGTCGATCGCGGGGGGCAGCTCGGAGGCCACGCCGACGTCCACCACGCAGACCTCGGCGCCCAGCTGGGCCGCGAACGCGTTCACGACCGCGCCGCCGGCCAGGAAGTTCGCCACCATCTGCGCGGTGACCTCCTGCGGCCAGTGCGTGACGCCCTGGGCGTGCACGCCGTGGTCGCCCGCGAAGATGGCCACGCACGCGGGCTCGGGGATCGGCGGCGGGCACTTGCGGGAGAGGCCGCACAGTTGGGCGGAGATTATCTCCAGCATGCCGAGCGAGCCGGCCGGCTTGGTCATCCGCTTCTGCCGGTCCCAGGCCTCACCGAGCGCCTTGGCGTCCAGCGGCCTGATGCCGCGCAGGGTCTCCTGCAGCACACTGTGCGGTTCCTCGCCGGGCAGCGCGCGGCGGCCGTAGGTCTCCTCGTGGACCACCCAGGACAGCGGGCGCTTCTTGGCCCAGCCGGCCTGCGCCAGTTCGGGCTCGGTCGGGAACTCGTTCACATAGCCGACGCAGAGGTAGGCCACCACGTCCAGGTGCTCGGGCAGGCCGAGCTCGCGGACCATCTCCTGCTCGTCGAAGAAGCTGACCCAGCCGACGCCGAGGCCCTCGGCGCGGGCGGCCAGCCAGAGGTTCTCCACGGCGAGGGCGGCCGAGTAGGGCGCCATCTGCGGCTGGGTGTGCCGGCCGAGGGTGTGCCGGCCGCCGCGGGTGCGGTCGGCGGTGACCACGATGTTCACCGGGGTCTCGACGATGGCCTCGATCTTCAGTTCCTTGAACTGCTTGGCCCGCCCCTTGGGCAGCGACTCCGCGTAGACCTCGCGCTGACGCTCCGCCAGTTCGTGCATCCGGGCCCGGGTCTTCGCGGAGCGGATCACCACGAAGTCCCAGGGCTGGGAGTAGCCGACGCTGGGGGCGGTGTGAGCGGCCTCCAGGACCCGGATCAGCACCTCGTGCGGGATCGGGTCGGGCCGGAAGCCGTTGCGGATGTCGCGGCGCTCGCGCATCACCCGGTGCACCGCGTCGCGCATCTCGTCGTCGTAGGCCGGGGCGGCCGGGCCCTCGGGGACGACGGGCAGCGGCGCCTCGGGCTCGACGAGGACGGGCGCGGTGACGGCGGCGGCAGCCGCGGATTCGGCTGCGAACGCCGGCTCCGGTGCGAGCGGCTGCACCGTCTCGGCGGCCTCCACACCGCCGGAGGCGTCCACGGCGAGGACCCGCCGCTCGGGCTCGGGTGCCTGTTCCGGCACGGGGACAGCGGTCGACTGCTGGGAGAGTTCAGGCACAGGCTGCGCTTCCGCTGCGGGATGGACGGTGGACAGTACCGGGTCCGACAGCGTCCCGGTGCCCTGAGCGGTGCTCTCCGAGGCGATGGGGGCGGGGGGAGTTTCGGTCAGGACCGCGGGCTCGGGCTCCGGCTCGGGTTCGGGCTCTACGACGACGGCCTCGGCGACGGCGTCAGGGACTGCCTCGACGGCCGGCTCCATGACGAACTGACGCGGCGGCGGCGACATGAACGCGGAGATCCGGCTGCCGCCGGCCTCGGGCGAGGCGCCCTGGGCGGGGATGGCGGCGTCCGGCTGAGGGGTGGGGGCCACCGGCTCAGGCTCGGCCTCGATCTCAGGTAGAGGGTCAGCTTCGGCCGCCGGCGGCTCGGGCAGGGGCGCCGGTTCGGCAGCGGGAGCCGGCGCGGCGGCCGGCTCGGGTGACGGCTCGACCGCGACCGGTTCTACGGGGATCGGTTCTGCAGGGACCGGTTCAACAGGGATCGGCTCGACGGGGATCGGGACGGCCTCGACCGGGGGCGCCGGCTCGAACGGAACGACGGCCTCGGGCTGTGGTTCCGGGGCCGCGGCCGGGGCCGATTCCACCATCGGCGCGGGGGCGGGCTGGACCTGGTTGTTGGAGCCGAGGGTGCTCTCCGGCGAGGGCATCTGCACCGGGACGCTCACCGCGACCGGCTCAGGTGCCTGCACAGCGACCTCGACCGGTTCGGCCTGCGTCGGCGCGGTGCCCAGCGCCGAGACGACGGCCGCCGGCTGGTCCAGGTACTCGGGGCCCGAGTACTGGCCGGCGGCCGGGGCCGCGGGCACGCCGTAGGGCGGGGTCGTCGGGCCGGCGACGGTGAACGGGGACTCGCCACCCGCCGAGGGGCCGCGGTCGGCCAGCGAGCGCACCGGAACCTGACCGGTCATCAGCGAGGGGTCCGGGATCGGCGGCCCGGCGTGCAGCGGCCGACGCGGCGCGGCGACCACCGGCTGGGCCTGCTGCGGCTGCTCGGTGACGGGTGCGGGTGCGGCAGGGGCCTCCGGCGCGGCCGTGACGACCGGGACCGTCGGCGGAGTCAGCGGCGGCCAGGACGGGGCCGGGACCGTGCCCTCGGCCGTCGGCACCGCGACCGGCTCCGGAGCGGGAACCGCGGCCACCGGCACCTGGACCTGCTCGGGCACGACAACCTGCGGCTGGAAGGCGGGCTGCGGCTCCCGCACGGCTGCGGGCTCGCTCCAGGCGCTCTGCGGGCCCGGCATCAGCAGTTCGTCCTCGTCGTCCTCGTCGTCGGGCAGGTCGAGAAAGGTGTAGGGCGGTGGCGCGCCCTCGGAGCCGAGCGACTGCGGCAACGCCTGGTTGCGTCCCAGGGAGGCGTCGCTGCCGAAGGGGTCGCGGGCGGACTGCTCGCCGATCGGGGCGGACGCCCCGATCGGGGCCTGCTCCGCGCCGTTCGTCGCGAGCGGTTGCTCGGTCGTCCCCCCGGTCGGGACGTGGCCGGTATCGCTCATGTCACTGGCTCCTTCCAGGGCCGCGTGGCGTCCTTGGCGGCGCGATCACGGACCGCAGCACCCATGTTTCCGGTCCTCGCCCCGCTGCGACGGACCGGCTGACACCGGTCTGCTCCCCAACAACAACGACTGAACCGGGGCAACCGGCACGATCGCCCCGGACGTACCGGCATTCTCCCCGTCCGTCCGCCCCGGGGGCGAACGAGCGCGCACAGTCGCCTTGTGGCCTGCGCCACGTTCGAAACGTCCGGCACGTACGGTCCGTGAGAACCAGGCGTCAGCCTACCGGCCGCCGGTGACAGCCCGGCCAGCAGTATCGAACAGTGGGCATCCGACGCCTGCTCAGAAGGGGTTCACCGGTCAGCGACTGCCCCAGAGCACGAAGCGCGGCTCGACCGCGCCCAAGCCGCTGCCCTCCGCCAGCGGGGCGACGTGCAGCAGCGCGCCGTCCACCGCGTAGTGGACGTCGGCGAAGGCCCGGCGGACCTCCTCGACCTGCTGCAGGGTCCTGGGCAGGGCGACGACGCGCTCGGGACGGCGGCCGAGACAGGCGCGCAGCACCTCCGCCCCGCCGCGCACCAGCACGACGTCGGGCTCGGGCAGGTCGGCGAGCACCGCGGGCGCGGTGCCGTGCACGGTCTGCAGTTCCACACCGTAGCGGCGGGCACTGACATCCAGTCGGGCGCAGGCGTCGCCGTCCTGGTCGACGGCGATCACGGCCGCTCCGCTGCGGCCGGCGTCCAGCGCGACGACGCCGGTGCCGGCGCCCACGTCCCAGAGCAGGTCGCCGGGGCGCGGGCCGAGCCGGGCCAGCACCAGGGCGCGGACCGCGGCCGGGAGCGCGCCCGGCGCCCCGGTGTCCTCGGGCGGGGTCTCCAGCGCCCAGCCCCGGACCGGGCCGGGGAAGTCCAGCGGACGCCCGGCCAGCCAGCCGGAGGACGGCACCGGTCCCTGAGCGCTCGCGCCGACCACCAGCACGACGTTGGGGTCCTGCCACAGGTGGTCGGGGACCCGGTCCGAGGTGAGCACGGTCACGTTCTCGTCCGGGGTGCCCAGCGCCTCGCAGACCACGAAGGTCCGGTGCACGTCGCGCAGCAGCAGCGCCAGCTCGGAGGGCCCGGCGCCGGGCGAGGTCAGCACCGCCACCTTGGGGTGCGCCCGGCAGACGTTGGCGGCCCGGCGCAGGCCCCGGCCATGGGTGCTGACGACCTGTGCGTCGTCCCAGGGCATCCCGGCGCGGGCGAAGGCCGCGGCGACCGAAGAGACCGCCGGGAGGACCTCCAGCTCCAGGCCGTGCTCGGGACGGCGCAGGGTCCGCACCACCCCGAAGAACCCCGGGTCGCCCTCGGCGACCACCACGGCCGCGCCGCGGTGGTGGGCCACCCGGCGGGCGACCAGTTCCACACTGCCCAGGGCCATCCGGTCCGCCCCGGCCGGGATTCTGAGGTTCTGCAGCTGGTAGGTGCCGCCGGCGACGAGCGTCGCGGCGTCCAGCGCGGCCTGCGCGGCCTGGGAGAGCGGTGAGCCGTCCCAGCCGATCACTGTGACCCGGTCAGCCATTGCGGCCGGTCCCCCTCGGATGCTTACGGTGCGGTGGTGTGCCGCGTGCAGCGTAGTCGTTCTGATCAGCGGTGCGGAGTCACCAGTTCGGGTCGTCCTCCTCGGTAGCCCCGTCCAGGTCCTCCGGCAGCAGGCTCCAGACGATCAGATCGCTGCGGGTCCGCCCGGCGCCTTCCCCGTCGCGGACGATCCAGGCG includes:
- the cbiE gene encoding precorrin-6y C5,15-methyltransferase (decarboxylating) subunit CbiE is translated as MADRVTVIGWDGSPLSQAAQAALDAATLVAGGTYQLQNLRIPAGADRMALGSVELVARRVAHHRGAAVVVAEGDPGFFGVVRTLRRPEHGLELEVLPAVSSVAAAFARAGMPWDDAQVVSTHGRGLRRAANVCRAHPKVAVLTSPGAGPSELALLLRDVHRTFVVCEALGTPDENVTVLTSDRVPDHLWQDPNVVLVVGASAQGPVPSSGWLAGRPLDFPGPVRGWALETPPEDTGAPGALPAAVRALVLARLGPRPGDLLWDVGAGTGVVALDAGRSGAAVIAVDQDGDACARLDVSARRYGVELQTVHGTAPAVLADLPEPDVVLVRGGAEVLRACLGRRPERVVALPRTLQQVEEVRRAFADVHYAVDGALLHVAPLAEGSGLGAVEPRFVLWGSR
- the cobT gene encoding nicotinate-nucleotide--dimethylbenzimidazole phosphoribosyltransferase, translated to MSDTGHVPTGGTTEQPLATNGAEQAPIGASAPIGEQSARDPFGSDASLGRNQALPQSLGSEGAPPPYTFLDLPDDEDDEDELLMPGPQSAWSEPAAVREPQPAFQPQVVVPEQVQVPVAAVPAPEPVAVPTAEGTVPAPSWPPLTPPTVPVVTAAPEAPAAPAPVTEQPQQAQPVVAAPRRPLHAGPPIPDPSLMTGQVPVRSLADRGPSAGGESPFTVAGPTTPPYGVPAAPAAGQYSGPEYLDQPAAVVSALGTAPTQAEPVEVAVQAPEPVAVSVPVQMPSPESTLGSNNQVQPAPAPMVESAPAAAPEPQPEAVVPFEPAPPVEAVPIPVEPIPVEPVPAEPIPVEPVAVEPSPEPAAAPAPAAEPAPLPEPPAAEADPLPEIEAEPEPVAPTPQPDAAIPAQGASPEAGGSRISAFMSPPPRQFVMEPAVEAVPDAVAEAVVVEPEPEPEPEPAVLTETPPAPIASESTAQGTGTLSDPVLSTVHPAAEAQPVPELSQQSTAVPVPEQAPEPERRVLAVDASGGVEAAETVQPLAPEPAFAAESAAAAAVTAPVLVEPEAPLPVVPEGPAAPAYDDEMRDAVHRVMRERRDIRNGFRPDPIPHEVLIRVLEAAHTAPSVGYSQPWDFVVIRSAKTRARMHELAERQREVYAESLPKGRAKQFKELKIEAIVETPVNIVVTADRTRGGRHTLGRHTQPQMAPYSAALAVENLWLAARAEGLGVGWVSFFDEQEMVRELGLPEHLDVVAYLCVGYVNEFPTEPELAQAGWAKKRPLSWVVHEETYGRRALPGEEPHSVLQETLRGIRPLDAKALGEAWDRQKRMTKPAGSLGMLEIISAQLCGLSRKCPPPIPEPACVAIFAGDHGVHAQGVTHWPQEVTAQMVANFLAGGAVVNAFAAQLGAEVCVVDVGVASELPPAIDSGRTTGLLPRKVRPGTADMTVEPAMTREEALRALEVGIETARDLVAAGNKALVTGDMGIANTTAAAALICVFTGEDPSVVTGRGTGIDDETHARKIAVVREALALHRPDPADPIGVLAAVGGLEHAALAGFMLGAASLRTPVILDGVIAGSAALVAKAIAPEVLAACVAGHRSAEPGHKAALAKLGLRPLIDLDLRLGEGTGALLALPLVQSAARAMHDVATFDSAGVTEKH